One Pontibacillus yanchengensis DNA window includes the following coding sequences:
- a CDS encoding alpha-galactosidase: protein MPIHINTDSKEFHLQGKNTSYIMRVMRNGQLGHIHFGKRISHRDSFSHLYKEETRGATSFVYEEDLQFSLDLQRQEYPSYGTTDYREPAFQIEASNGSRISNFTYQGYRLLKGKPSLDGLPAVYTEKEEEATSLEITLYDDVINMELVLLYTVFNERDIVTRSASFHNKGEEVIYLNRVLSASLDLVDDDYELVQLSGSWIRERHMKTRKLQPGIQAVSSLRGASSSQQNPFIGLKRPHTTEHQGEAMGFSLVYSGNFLAQVEVDHYDVARVSMGIHPFEFRWKLAPGTSFQTPEVVMAYSDQGLNGLSQTYHSLFRNRLASGKWRDRERPVLINNWEATYFDFSEDKLLNIAREAKELGVELFVLDDGWFGKRNDDTTSLGDWYVDLRKLPNGLKHLAQQVRQEGLKFGLWFEPEMVSKKSELYEEHPDWILHVPNRYSSHGRNQYVLDFSRQEVVDFIYQQVSSILAEVPIDYIKWDMNRNMTEVGSQALPPDQQQEVSHRYMLGVYELYERLTSAFPEVLFESCASGGARFDPGMLYYAPQGWTSDNTDAMERLSIQYGTSLVYPLSSMGAHVSATPNHQVGRTTSLRTRGNVAFFGMLGYELDITELDEASRQQMKEQIEFYKTHRSTIQKGTFFRLISPFENHQNETAWMSVSNDQSEAIVGFYRMLAKPNPGFQSLVLKGLDPGEMYKVTGFSTLFYGDELMTLGIPMETPFTGVPDGRPYDFGDFTSQLWVITRVKGED, encoded by the coding sequence ATGCCGATACACATTAATACCGATTCAAAAGAGTTTCATCTTCAAGGGAAAAATACAAGTTATATAATGCGGGTAATGCGTAATGGTCAATTAGGGCATATTCATTTTGGAAAACGTATAAGCCATCGTGACAGCTTTTCTCATTTGTATAAAGAAGAAACACGTGGAGCTACCTCCTTTGTATATGAAGAGGACTTACAATTTTCTTTAGATTTGCAGCGGCAAGAGTATCCTTCATATGGAACGACGGATTATAGAGAGCCCGCTTTCCAAATCGAAGCTTCCAATGGAAGTCGAATCAGTAATTTTACGTATCAGGGCTACCGTTTGTTGAAAGGGAAACCGTCACTGGACGGATTACCAGCAGTTTATACAGAAAAAGAGGAAGAAGCAACATCTTTAGAAATAACATTATATGATGATGTTATCAATATGGAATTAGTTCTTTTGTACACTGTCTTTAATGAACGAGATATAGTGACACGTTCAGCTTCTTTTCATAATAAAGGAGAAGAAGTAATCTACCTTAATCGCGTCTTAAGCGCATCGTTGGATTTAGTCGATGATGATTATGAACTTGTTCAGCTGTCCGGAAGTTGGATAAGAGAACGACATATGAAAACAAGGAAGCTACAACCAGGAATACAAGCTGTATCTAGTCTACGAGGAGCAAGTAGTAGTCAACAAAATCCTTTTATAGGATTAAAACGCCCTCATACGACAGAACACCAAGGGGAAGCAATGGGTTTCAGTCTTGTGTATAGTGGTAATTTTCTTGCTCAAGTAGAAGTTGATCATTACGATGTTGCAAGAGTATCGATGGGAATACATCCATTTGAGTTTCGATGGAAGCTGGCTCCTGGAACATCCTTTCAAACACCAGAGGTTGTAATGGCTTATAGTGATCAGGGATTAAATGGGTTAAGTCAAACGTATCATTCCCTATTTCGTAATCGATTGGCAAGTGGAAAATGGCGCGATCGTGAGCGACCAGTATTAATCAATAACTGGGAAGCAACTTACTTCGATTTTTCAGAAGATAAACTGCTAAATATTGCTCGAGAAGCAAAGGAACTTGGTGTAGAGTTGTTCGTCCTGGATGATGGATGGTTTGGTAAACGCAATGATGATACAACCTCATTAGGAGATTGGTATGTTGACTTACGAAAATTACCTAATGGGTTAAAACATCTTGCTCAACAAGTTCGACAAGAGGGACTGAAGTTTGGCTTGTGGTTTGAGCCAGAGATGGTTTCTAAAAAGAGTGAGTTATATGAGGAGCACCCAGATTGGATTTTACATGTACCCAATCGATACTCCTCTCATGGGCGTAACCAATATGTATTGGATTTTTCAAGACAAGAGGTTGTAGATTTTATTTATCAACAAGTGTCTAGTATATTAGCGGAGGTGCCAATCGATTATATTAAATGGGATATGAATCGTAATATGACAGAGGTAGGATCACAAGCACTGCCACCCGATCAACAGCAAGAAGTATCTCATCGTTACATGTTAGGGGTTTACGAGTTGTATGAAAGACTTACTTCTGCTTTTCCCGAAGTATTATTTGAATCTTGTGCAAGTGGTGGGGCAAGGTTTGATCCAGGTATGCTCTATTATGCTCCTCAGGGGTGGACTAGTGATAATACTGATGCTATGGAAAGACTGTCCATACAATATGGAACTTCACTCGTTTATCCATTGAGTTCAATGGGAGCACACGTCTCCGCTACTCCAAATCATCAAGTGGGAAGAACCACATCACTAAGAACAAGAGGAAACGTCGCTTTCTTCGGAATGCTTGGGTATGAGTTGGATATAACAGAACTGGATGAAGCATCAAGGCAACAAATGAAGGAGCAGATAGAGTTCTACAAAACACATCGTTCCACTATTCAAAAGGGGACGTTCTTTCGATTGATTAGTCCTTTTGAGAACCATCAGAATGAAACAGCTTGGATGTCCGTTTCGAATGATCAATCAGAGGCGATTGTAGGGTTTTATCGAATGTTAGCTAAACCTAACCCAGGGTTTCAAAGCTTGGTGTTAAAGGGGTTAGATCCTGGAGAAATGTATAAAGTAACAGGTTTTTCTACACTATTCTATGGAGATGAGTTAATGACGCTTGGTATCCCAATGGAAACACCGTTTACTGGGGTTCCAGATGGAAGACCATACGACTTTGGGGATTTTACTTCACAGCTATGGGTGATAACTAGGGTGAAGGGGGAAGATTGA
- a CDS encoding substrate-binding domain-containing protein, giving the protein MKPKIADVANVAGVSPTTVSRVLNDRGYISEETRKKVHDAMKELKYYPNEVARSLYINKTFLIGLIFPTTSNPFYGQLIFHLENIASSLGYKVLLCNSEGREDKEKEYLEMLQRNQVDGIIAGAHNKEIEEYESTNLPVVGIDRNLSSKIPVVSSDNYHGGQLATELLIRQGCQKVIHINGPSDLDTPANLRRKAYEDVMRAHDLKPLTYEVEETDSPVIGQLFDENPQVEAIFASDDLIASNVIQEAKRRNLSVPDNVKVIGYDGTQTIRSIFPELSTVEQPIENIAQKALELLMKQIDGDDESLPLETILPVRLIESETTRV; this is encoded by the coding sequence GTGAAGCCGAAAATTGCCGATGTTGCGAATGTTGCAGGTGTATCGCCCACGACTGTTTCGAGAGTGTTGAATGATCGAGGGTACATAAGTGAAGAAACGAGAAAGAAAGTTCATGATGCCATGAAAGAATTGAAGTATTACCCAAACGAAGTGGCTCGTTCATTATATATTAATAAAACGTTTTTAATAGGGCTTATTTTCCCTACAACCAGTAATCCTTTTTATGGGCAGCTTATTTTTCATTTGGAAAATATCGCTTCTTCTTTAGGTTATAAAGTGTTGCTATGCAATAGTGAAGGCCGTGAAGATAAGGAGAAAGAATACCTAGAGATGCTTCAAAGAAATCAGGTGGATGGAATAATTGCAGGTGCTCATAATAAAGAGATTGAAGAATATGAGTCAACTAATCTTCCTGTAGTAGGGATTGATCGAAATCTATCAAGTAAGATTCCTGTAGTATCTAGTGATAATTATCATGGTGGGCAATTGGCTACAGAACTGCTTATTCGCCAAGGATGTCAAAAAGTGATTCATATAAATGGTCCAAGTGATTTGGACACACCAGCTAACTTAAGAAGAAAAGCATATGAAGATGTTATGCGTGCCCATGATCTTAAGCCACTTACATATGAAGTAGAGGAGACGGATTCACCTGTCATTGGACAACTTTTTGATGAAAATCCTCAAGTAGAAGCTATATTCGCTAGTGATGATCTGATAGCTTCAAATGTGATTCAAGAGGCGAAAAGAAGAAACCTCTCTGTTCCAGACAATGTGAAAGTTATAGGATATGATGGCACCCAAACCATAAGAAGTATATTTCCGGAATTAAGTACAGTGGAACAGCCTATTGAAAATATTGCACAGAAAGCATTAGAACTATTAATGAAACAAATTGATGGTGATGACGAGAGCCTTCCACTTGAGACGATTTTACCTGTGAGATTAATTGAGAGTGAGACAACCAGAGTGTAA
- a CDS encoding beta-galactosidase — protein sequence MSYFGVDYYPEHWSAHQMEEDLSGIKALGANMIRIGEFAWHLMEPKEGQFDFTFFDSVLERAKEHNLKVMFGTPTATFPAWLANQYPSILSEDEYGTVRAFGGRRQYCFNSDIYRKYSAQITRELVRHYAEEEAIVVWQVDNEFGHEGSDQCYCNQCEQAFQTYLREKYEDITELNERWGTIFWGQTYNDFSEIPAPRPTVTTHNPSLKLDWARFRSFSVNQYTHEMTKIIQEEKGEHQQVTTNVSGGFFDKWFDHEENLRPMDFVSYDNYPVWGGLEEPLPPAAVALGHDFNRGLQGQNFWIVEELISAQGHDVIGYLPRPNQAKLWSYQAFAHGCSNMLYFRWRAMTRGAEQFCFGVVDHDNRYGRKYHEAQEVFTEMKDYETLLESPITADVAVLYDYENIWAWRSQIQSKDFDFNNEILRLYQPFYELNTSIDVIPAERDFSSYKVVLVPVMQILSTELANRLKAFADSGGTVMFSFRTGLKDKDNTIYFGQSLPGPVADLTGIRVEEIESLSAEHQIPLKGENEEAEKETTATIWRDLIIPEGAEVLYHYNDSFYQDYAAVTKNTYGEGEAYYIGAGVDVDGLRKIVKSIVTKHQIEYHESPEGVEIYTRQVDGERYTFYLNHSHQEKEVNHLSLAPYESTIVQTE from the coding sequence ATGAGCTATTTTGGAGTGGACTATTATCCAGAACATTGGTCAGCACATCAAATGGAAGAGGATTTATCGGGGATAAAAGCGTTAGGTGCAAATATGATACGGATTGGGGAATTCGCCTGGCACTTGATGGAGCCAAAAGAAGGTCAGTTTGATTTTACTTTTTTTGATAGTGTTTTGGAACGAGCAAAAGAACATAACCTTAAGGTTATGTTTGGAACACCCACAGCTACATTCCCGGCTTGGTTAGCAAATCAATACCCATCAATTCTATCGGAAGATGAATATGGAACAGTTCGAGCGTTCGGTGGTCGTCGTCAATATTGCTTTAATTCTGATATTTATCGAAAATATAGTGCACAAATTACAAGGGAACTAGTGCGGCATTATGCAGAAGAAGAAGCAATTGTAGTGTGGCAAGTGGATAATGAATTTGGTCATGAAGGTAGTGATCAATGCTATTGTAATCAATGTGAACAAGCGTTCCAAACATACTTACGAGAAAAATATGAGGACATTACTGAATTAAATGAACGGTGGGGGACTATTTTTTGGGGGCAAACCTATAATGATTTCAGTGAAATCCCAGCTCCTCGACCAACCGTTACGACCCATAATCCAAGTCTAAAGTTAGATTGGGCACGTTTTCGTTCCTTTTCTGTTAACCAGTACACCCATGAAATGACGAAAATCATTCAAGAGGAAAAAGGTGAGCATCAACAAGTTACCACAAATGTTTCCGGTGGTTTTTTTGATAAATGGTTCGATCATGAAGAAAATCTCAGACCGATGGATTTTGTATCTTATGATAATTACCCAGTTTGGGGTGGCCTTGAAGAACCTCTCCCCCCTGCAGCCGTTGCCTTAGGACATGATTTTAATCGTGGTTTACAGGGGCAAAACTTTTGGATTGTCGAAGAGCTAATTAGTGCGCAAGGGCATGATGTGATTGGGTACCTACCACGACCAAACCAAGCGAAACTTTGGTCGTATCAGGCGTTTGCCCATGGTTGCTCGAACATGTTGTACTTTCGCTGGCGGGCAATGACTAGAGGTGCTGAGCAATTCTGTTTTGGTGTAGTTGACCACGATAATCGCTATGGACGCAAATATCATGAAGCACAGGAAGTATTTACTGAAATGAAGGACTATGAAACCCTACTGGAATCACCTATCACAGCAGATGTAGCGGTTTTATATGATTATGAGAACATTTGGGCTTGGCGCTCTCAAATTCAAAGCAAGGATTTTGATTTTAACAATGAAATATTACGTCTATACCAGCCATTTTATGAGTTGAATACATCCATTGATGTTATTCCAGCTGAACGAGATTTTTCTTCCTATAAAGTAGTGCTTGTCCCCGTTATGCAAATATTAAGTACTGAATTAGCAAATCGTTTGAAGGCGTTTGCTGATTCTGGTGGAACGGTTATGTTCTCATTTCGAACTGGTTTGAAGGATAAGGATAATACGATTTATTTTGGGCAATCCTTACCAGGACCTGTCGCAGACCTTACGGGTATTCGGGTGGAGGAAATTGAATCTCTATCAGCAGAGCATCAAATCCCACTAAAAGGTGAGAACGAAGAAGCTGAAAAGGAAACAACAGCAACTATATGGCGTGATTTGATTATCCCAGAAGGTGCAGAAGTCTTGTATCACTACAATGATTCATTTTATCAAGACTATGCTGCTGTTACAAAGAACACATATGGGGAAGGTGAAGCGTACTACATTGGAGCTGGAGTTGATGTAGACGGATTGAGAAAAATAGTCAAATCGATTGTTACTAAACATCAGATTGAATACCACGAGTCTCCTGAAGGTGTGGAAATCTATACTAGACAAGTAGATGGTGAGCGGTACACGTTTTATTTAAATCATTCACATCAAGAGAAAGAAGTGAATCACCTGTCACTAGCCCCTTATGAGAGTACGATTGTGCAAACTGAATAA
- a CDS encoding DUF5107 domain-containing protein gives MIKERTRRTTYKGLRAIVVENNMLSCTFLPDYGGKLASLYDKKADYEWLYQSNENTLAIPEYGAPFPDYDSSGFDEMFPGIDQGPHPNDWEEIPDHGEVWALPWEVEEHEGIIYMQVESPRFPYRLKKQVSLNGGRLSFYYEAINTGNVDFPFIWTPHALLNITEQSTIVVPSDLNEVMSVEVDSEHLGGWGHIHTFPMTTSKKTNVPHNLAVMERKEAGNIEKFYFTKPLKEGWCGVEQSDIGRKLTYTFPPEKVPYLGVWKTHGGYRGDYNFALEPCTGVYDDVYVADKINKVSRIPTNGSYEWTFTMEIGGL, from the coding sequence ATGATTAAAGAGAGGACGAGAAGAACAACGTATAAGGGGTTACGAGCTATCGTAGTTGAAAATAACATGTTAAGTTGCACCTTTTTACCTGATTATGGAGGGAAACTAGCAAGCTTATATGATAAAAAAGCAGACTATGAATGGTTATATCAAAGTAATGAGAACACGCTTGCCATACCCGAATATGGGGCACCATTCCCAGATTATGACTCGAGTGGTTTTGATGAAATGTTCCCAGGCATTGACCAAGGCCCCCATCCTAATGATTGGGAAGAGATACCGGATCACGGCGAAGTGTGGGCATTGCCATGGGAAGTAGAAGAACATGAAGGAATCATATACATGCAAGTAGAAAGTCCGAGGTTTCCTTATAGGTTAAAAAAACAAGTTTCTTTAAATGGGGGAAGGCTATCTTTTTATTATGAGGCTATTAATACCGGAAACGTTGATTTTCCTTTTATTTGGACGCCTCATGCTCTCCTAAACATCACAGAGCAATCGACCATAGTGGTGCCTTCAGATTTAAATGAAGTAATGTCAGTGGAAGTGGATTCCGAACATTTAGGGGGATGGGGACACATTCATACTTTCCCTATGACTACCTCTAAGAAGACAAATGTACCTCATAATCTAGCAGTGATGGAACGTAAAGAAGCTGGCAATATAGAAAAGTTTTACTTTACGAAGCCTTTAAAAGAAGGTTGGTGTGGTGTTGAACAATCCGACATAGGTCGAAAACTTACGTACACCTTCCCTCCAGAAAAAGTACCATATTTGGGCGTTTGGAAAACCCACGGAGGTTACAGAGGCGATTATAATTTTGCCTTAGAACCCTGCACAGGTGTATATGACGATGTTTATGTAGCCGATAAAATAAATAAAGTATCTCGTATACCAACGAATGGTTCGTATGAATGGACATTTACCATGGAAATCGGAGGTTTATAA
- the galE gene encoding UDP-glucose 4-epimerase GalE → MTVLVCGGAGYIGSHAVASLLNQGEEVVVIDNIQTGHRSAVLEQATFYDGDMRDEQFLDNVFQYNKIDSVIHFAANSLVGESVEKPLEYYDNNVGGAITLLKTMAKNDVKHIVFSSTAATYGEPDQIPILESDPTIPTNPYGETKLAIEKMLKWAEQAHGIRSIVFRYFNVAGADPNGRLGEDHRPETHLIPIILQVALGKREKIMVFGDDYDTPDGTCIRDYVHVNDLVDVHLLAVRALQKGAESDIYNLGNGHGFSVKEVIETVRQVTGHPIPAEVAPRRPGDPAKLVASSEKAKNKLGWKPNYSDLETMIETAWNWCRKHPDGYSS, encoded by the coding sequence ATGACGGTTTTAGTCTGTGGTGGTGCAGGATATATCGGAAGTCATGCTGTTGCATCATTACTTAATCAAGGAGAAGAGGTTGTTGTTATTGATAACATCCAGACAGGTCATCGAAGTGCAGTCTTAGAACAAGCTACATTTTATGATGGGGATATGCGGGATGAACAATTTCTAGATAATGTTTTTCAGTATAACAAGATAGATTCCGTTATTCATTTTGCTGCTAATTCCTTAGTTGGGGAAAGTGTCGAAAAACCACTAGAATACTATGATAACAATGTTGGAGGCGCTATCACCCTATTGAAAACAATGGCAAAGAATGATGTAAAGCATATCGTCTTCTCTTCTACTGCAGCAACCTATGGGGAACCGGATCAAATCCCAATTTTAGAATCAGACCCTACCATACCAACCAATCCTTATGGAGAGACGAAACTAGCGATTGAAAAGATGCTCAAATGGGCGGAACAAGCGCATGGCATTCGTTCCATTGTGTTTAGATATTTCAATGTAGCTGGTGCTGATCCAAATGGTAGATTAGGTGAAGATCATCGGCCTGAAACCCATTTAATTCCTATCATTCTACAAGTTGCACTGGGGAAACGAGAAAAAATTATGGTGTTTGGTGATGATTATGATACTCCTGATGGAACGTGTATAAGAGATTATGTCCATGTGAACGATTTGGTAGATGTCCACCTTTTAGCAGTTCGAGCTCTACAGAAAGGTGCAGAAAGTGATATCTATAATCTAGGGAATGGGCATGGTTTCTCTGTTAAAGAAGTAATTGAAACAGTAAGACAGGTGACGGGTCATCCCATCCCAGCAGAGGTTGCACCGAGGAGGCCTGGTGATCCAGCCAAATTAGTAGCTTCTTCTGAAAAAGCAAAAAATAAGCTGGGTTGGAAGCCTAATTATTCGGATTTAGAGACAATGATAGAAACAGCATGGAATTGGTGTCGAAAACATCCTGATGGCTATTCATCTTAA
- a CDS encoding galactokinase, with protein sequence MQTITETFVDIFGDDQNIESYFAPGRVNLIGEHTDYNGGHVFPVALDTGTYAVARKRMDKKLCLYSMNFEGKGIVEVNLDSLVYENDHNWANYPKGVAYSLQEQGYQLDYGLEVVYFGNIPNGAGLSSSASIELVTAVMLRDVNDLPIDMVELVQISQRAENEFVGVNCGIMDQFAIGMGRRNHAILLDCQTLDYHYTPLQLNEEVLVIANTNKRRGLTDSAYNTRREQCERALAQLQMHSPIQSLGDLTEVEFEQLSHAIENEEDCKRARHAVYENRRTILAVEKLKVGDIQAFGKLMNESHISLRDDYEVTGLELDTLVEASWEEGAIGSRMTGAGFGGCTISIVKKMDVERFKEQVGLKYKQVTGLEADFYIVNISDGAKKLEEGVTI encoded by the coding sequence ATGCAAACGATAACAGAAACATTTGTGGATATATTTGGTGATGATCAGAACATAGAGAGCTATTTTGCACCAGGTCGTGTAAATTTAATAGGAGAACATACGGATTATAACGGAGGGCATGTGTTCCCAGTCGCTTTAGATACAGGGACATATGCGGTAGCTCGGAAACGTATGGATAAAAAATTGTGTTTATATTCTATGAATTTTGAAGGAAAAGGAATAGTCGAAGTAAATCTTGACTCATTAGTTTATGAGAACGATCACAATTGGGCTAACTATCCGAAGGGAGTAGCTTATAGTTTGCAAGAGCAAGGATACCAATTGGACTATGGGTTAGAGGTCGTGTACTTCGGTAATATTCCTAATGGAGCTGGCCTATCCTCTTCCGCCTCCATTGAGTTAGTAACAGCTGTGATGTTACGAGATGTAAATGACCTTCCCATTGATATGGTCGAATTGGTTCAAATCTCACAAAGAGCTGAGAATGAATTTGTTGGTGTGAACTGTGGTATTATGGACCAATTTGCAATTGGAATGGGGCGTAGAAATCATGCTATATTGCTAGATTGTCAAACGTTGGATTATCACTACACACCTTTACAATTAAATGAAGAAGTTCTTGTGATTGCTAATACCAATAAGCGACGTGGACTTACGGATTCTGCTTATAACACCCGTCGAGAACAATGTGAACGAGCGCTTGCTCAACTGCAAATGCATAGCCCAATTCAGTCTTTAGGAGATTTAACAGAGGTTGAATTTGAGCAATTGAGCCATGCTATAGAAAATGAAGAAGATTGTAAACGAGCTCGTCACGCAGTCTATGAAAATCGTCGTACCATCTTAGCAGTTGAAAAATTAAAAGTTGGAGATATCCAAGCATTTGGTAAGTTAATGAATGAATCACATATATCATTACGTGATGATTATGAAGTAACTGGTCTTGAATTAGATACACTAGTCGAAGCATCATGGGAAGAAGGGGCGATAGGGTCTAGAATGACTGGTGCAGGCTTTGGTGGTTGCACAATCAGTATAGTTAAAAAAATGGACGTAGAGAGGTTTAAGGAACAGGTTGGGTTGAAATATAAGCAAGTTACAGGCTTGGAAGCTGATTTCTATATCGTGAATATTAGCGATGGTGCTAAAAAGCTAGAAGAGGGAGTGACAATATGA
- the galT gene encoding UDP-glucose--hexose-1-phosphate uridylyltransferase encodes MNNIYHDIDLLIQYGVNQQLIEKWDVDYVRNQLLSLFRLENYQPTEMPPSCKPIMDLVSVLSRLLDYASDKGLIEDDTITERDLFDAKIMNKLIPFPSQVIHQFNHFYNTKGPVTATDYFYHLSKASYYIKTDRIAKNMHWYSSTEYGDLEITINLSKPEKDPKAIAAARAKKEEIKYPRCLLCKENEGYAGRLDHPARDNHRLIPVELEEEQWYLQYSPYVYYNEHAILLSEQHRPMEVSKEGFDRLLHFSSKFPHYFIGSNADLPIVGGSILSHDHFQGGHHEFPMAKAPIRNEITIPGYEDIESGIVHWPMSVLRLKGSDRKRISELGGELLNSWRNYSDRDVGIYAETNGECHNTITPIVRCRDGKYELDLVLRNNRTSEEHPMGIFHPHDSVHHIKKENIGLIEVMGLAVLPGRLIEEMKELAHYMESDNLDGAMANENTAKHVPWAREILAKKDCSTTNIQEVLQDEIGKRFSEVLEHAGVFKQTLEGQEAFLAFIQQACIEVANHD; translated from the coding sequence ATGAACAACATTTATCATGATATTGATTTACTAATTCAATATGGAGTTAATCAACAACTGATAGAGAAGTGGGATGTAGATTACGTTCGAAATCAATTGCTGTCTTTATTTCGCTTAGAAAATTATCAACCGACAGAAATGCCCCCTTCTTGTAAACCGATTATGGACCTTGTAAGTGTGTTGTCTCGTTTACTAGATTACGCGAGTGACAAAGGATTAATTGAGGATGACACGATTACGGAGCGTGATTTGTTTGATGCCAAAATCATGAATAAATTAATTCCATTTCCGTCTCAGGTCATTCACCAATTCAACCATTTTTATAACACGAAAGGTCCTGTCACAGCTACGGATTATTTCTATCATTTATCAAAAGCTTCTTATTATATTAAAACTGATAGAATTGCGAAAAATATGCATTGGTATAGTAGCACGGAGTATGGTGATTTAGAGATTACTATCAATTTATCTAAACCTGAGAAAGATCCAAAAGCAATAGCAGCTGCTCGAGCGAAAAAAGAAGAAATAAAATACCCACGTTGTTTATTATGTAAGGAAAATGAGGGGTATGCTGGAAGACTGGATCATCCGGCTCGAGACAATCATCGATTAATTCCAGTTGAATTAGAAGAAGAGCAATGGTACCTCCAGTACTCTCCTTATGTTTATTATAATGAACATGCTATTTTACTTTCAGAGCAGCACCGCCCCATGGAAGTATCAAAAGAGGGGTTTGATCGTCTCCTTCATTTCTCTTCAAAATTCCCGCACTATTTTATTGGTTCCAATGCAGATTTACCCATTGTAGGAGGGTCAATTCTAAGTCATGACCATTTCCAAGGAGGTCATCATGAATTTCCGATGGCCAAAGCGCCCATCCGTAATGAAATTACAATCCCTGGGTATGAGGATATTGAGTCAGGAATCGTACATTGGCCAATGTCTGTTTTAAGGCTTAAAGGTTCAGACAGAAAGCGCATTAGTGAGCTCGGGGGAGAGTTATTAAATAGTTGGCGAAACTATAGTGATCGAGATGTAGGTATTTATGCAGAAACCAATGGAGAGTGCCATAATACAATTACTCCTATAGTAAGATGTCGAGATGGAAAATATGAACTTGATCTAGTGCTTCGAAATAATCGTACGAGTGAGGAGCATCCTATGGGCATATTCCATCCTCATGACTCTGTTCATCATATAAAGAAGGAGAATATAGGGTTGATTGAAGTGATGGGTCTTGCTGTTCTACCCGGTAGGTTAATAGAAGAAATGAAAGAACTTGCCCACTATATGGAGAGTGATAATCTAGATGGAGCAATGGCAAACGAAAATACTGCAAAACATGTTCCCTGGGCAAGAGAGATTTTAGCAAAAAAGGATTGTTCAACTACTAATATCCAAGAAGTGCTTCAAGATGAAATCGGAAAACGGTTCTCTGAAGTATTAGAACATGCGGGTGTTTTTAAACAAACCCTTGAGGGGCAAGAGGCGTTCTTGGCATTCATCCAACAGGCGTGTATAGAGGTGGCTAACCATGATTAA
- a CDS encoding carbohydrate ABC transporter permease, protein MGKPTTLQKIGLYTFLIIGVIVSIFPFYWMFVGATNPSGEIFSVPPNFLPGTHLIENFQNLNESVGIIRVMFNSLFITLTFTAISTLVCTAAGYAFAKFRFKGRKQIFFMLLVAIMIPYHVTLIPLFEIFAKVDWLNTYQAVILPQVAFPFAIFLMRQNMQAIPDSLLEAGRVDGAGEFYIFFKVILPVMRPALAAVAIFLFMFQWNNFIWPLVVLQSEEMYTLPVALSSLIGMSRIDYGQVMMGTTLSTLPIMIFFLLLQKQFISGILGGSVKE, encoded by the coding sequence ATGGGTAAACCAACAACACTTCAAAAAATAGGCTTATATACATTTTTGATTATAGGCGTAATCGTCTCAATTTTTCCTTTCTATTGGATGTTTGTCGGGGCAACGAATCCTTCGGGTGAAATTTTTAGTGTGCCACCAAACTTCTTGCCTGGCACGCATCTTATTGAGAACTTTCAAAACCTAAATGAATCAGTTGGAATTATTCGAGTAATGTTCAACTCGTTATTCATTACGTTAACCTTTACAGCTATTTCAACGCTTGTCTGTACGGCAGCAGGATATGCATTTGCCAAATTTAGATTTAAAGGCCGTAAGCAAATTTTCTTTATGTTATTAGTAGCGATCATGATACCTTATCATGTTACGCTGATTCCTTTATTTGAGATTTTTGCGAAGGTGGATTGGTTAAACACATATCAAGCGGTTATTTTACCGCAAGTTGCATTCCCTTTTGCGATTTTTCTAATGAGACAAAACATGCAAGCAATCCCAGACTCATTATTGGAAGCTGGGAGGGTCGATGGAGCAGGTGAGTTTTATATCTTTTTTAAGGTAATTCTTCCTGTTATGCGACCAGCTTTAGCGGCTGTAGCGATTTTCCTGTTTATGTTCCAGTGGAATAACTTTATCTGGCCATTGGTTGTATTACAGTCTGAAGAGATGTACACCTTGCCAGTCGCTTTATCTAGTTTAATTGGAATGTCACGGATTGACTATGGTCAGGTCATGATGGGAACTACCCTTTCGACCTTGCCAATCATGATTTTCTTCTTATTATTACAGAAACAATTTATCTCAGGTATTTTAGGAGGTTCTGTAAAAGAATAA